One Euphorbia lathyris chromosome 1, ddEupLath1.1, whole genome shotgun sequence DNA segment encodes these proteins:
- the LOC136222196 gene encoding proteasome subunit beta type-1 — MTKQHANWSPYDNNGGSCVAIAGANYCVIAADTRMSTGYSILTREYSKISKLADKSVMASSGFQADVKALQKHLTARHLIYQHQHNKQMSCPAMAQLLSNTLYYKRFFPYYAFNVLGGLDSEGMGCVYTYDAVGSYERVGYSAQGSGSTLIMPFLDNQLKSPSPLLLPAQDAVTPLSESEAIDLVKTVFASATERDIYTGDKLEIVVLNADGIRQEFMELRKD; from the exons ATGACTAAGCAACATGCTAACTGGTCTCCATACGACAACAATGGAGG ATCTTGTGTTGCGATTGCTGGCGCCAATTACTGTGTTATCGCAGCGGACACTCGAATGTCCACCGGATACAGTATTCTCACTCGTGAATACTCCAAAATCAGTAAACT AGCTGATAAATCTGTAATGGCATCATCTGGATTTCAAGCTGATGTGAAAGCCCTGCAAAAGCATTTGACAGCTAGGCACTTG ATCTATCAACATCAACACAACAAGCAAATGAGCTGTCCTGCCATGGCTCAATTGCTCTCCAACACTCTTTACTATAAACGTTTTTTCCCTTATTATGCTTTTAACGTGCTGGGTGGGCTTGATAGTGAAG GAATGGGCTGTGTTTACACTTACGATGCTGTTGGTTCCTATGAAAGGGTTGGATATAGTGCCCAGGGCTCTGGTTCTACTCTTATCATGCCTTTTCTTGATAACCAACTGAAGTCTCCCAGCCCTCTCTTGTTACCTGCTCAG GATGCTGTTACTCCACTTTCTGAATCGGAAGCCATTGATTTGGTGAAAACGGTCTTTGCATCTGCAACCGAGAGGGATATATACACT GGAGACAAACTTGAAATTGTGGTGTTAAATGCCGATGGTATTCGTCAGGAGTTTATGGAACTCAGGAAAGATTGA